From one Humulus lupulus chromosome 8, drHumLupu1.1, whole genome shotgun sequence genomic stretch:
- the LOC133794148 gene encoding endonuclease 4-like: MHGSGLWFPWRELVFLLLIPGILGWGKEGHYATCKIAEGYLTEEALAAVKQLLPDSAEGDFPSVCSWPDEIRFHYRWSSALHYIDTPDYRCNYEYCRDCHDSAGRKDRCVTGAIYNYTMQLLDYQDSSVESNYNLTEALMFLSHFIGDVHQPLHVGFTGDLGGNTITVRWYRRKTNLHHVWDTMIIDSALKTFYNSDLTSMIQAIQQNITNGGLNDASSWAICANNHTVCPEPYASESISAACKFAYRNATPGSTLGDDYFLSRLPIVEKRLAQGGVRLAGTLNRIFSSHEKIAEARR; this comes from the exons ATGCACGGATCTGGGTTATGGTTTCCCTGGAGGGAACTTGTTTTTCTGCTATTGATTCCAGGAATACTGGGTTGGGGAAAGGAGGGTCACTATGCTACTTGTAAGATTGCAGAG GGTTATCTAACTGAAGAAGCTCTAGCTGCTGTGAAACAATTGCTTCCTGATTCCGCTGAAGGTGATTTTCCTTCAGTTTGTTCTTGGCCCGATGAGATTCGATTTCACTATCGATGGAGCAGTGCTTTACACTACATTGATACACCTGATTATAGGTGTAACTATGAATACTGCA GAGACTGCCATGACTCTGCTGGACGTAAAGATAGATGCGTTACTGGGGCAATTTATAACTATACCATGCAGCTACTGGATTATCAGGACTCCTCCGTAGAATCAAATT ACAATTTAACAGAGGCACTTATGTTCTTGTCTCATTTTATTGGGGATGTCCATCAG CCTCTGCATGTTGGTTTCACTGGAGATTTAGGTGGGAACACAATAACAGTACGATGGTACCGTAGAAAAACAAACCTCCATCAT GTATGGGATACCATGATTATTGATTCTGCTTTGAAGACATTCTATAATTCAGACCTCACAAGCATGATACAGGCCATTCAACAAAATATTACT AATGGTGGGTTAAATGATGCGTCTTCTTGGGCAATTTGTGCAAATAATCACACGGTTTGTCCAGAGCC GTATGCCTCTGAAAGCATAAGTGCAGCATGCAAGTTTGCTTACAGAAATGCCACACCAGGAAGCACTCTAGGAG ATGATTACTTTCTTTCTCGGCTTCCCATTGTGGAGAAGAGACTAGCTCAAGGTGGGGTCCGCTTGGCTGGTACCCTTAACCGAATATTCTCTTCACATGAAAAAATTGCTGAAGCAAGAAGATAG